A part of Oncorhynchus clarkii lewisi isolate Uvic-CL-2024 chromosome 17, UVic_Ocla_1.0, whole genome shotgun sequence genomic DNA contains:
- the LOC139370443 gene encoding LOW QUALITY PROTEIN: B-cell receptor CD22-like (The sequence of the model RefSeq protein was modified relative to this genomic sequence to represent the inferred CDS: substituted 1 base at 1 genomic stop codon): MSLRTAGSVLVVFLWSVAVVLGQDGWSVSYTTQSICALKGSTVELTCSYTYPGGYTITTTFWFTKIVNLSDDPDYKGRVMYRSDRMNVHTLKITDLRERDSAEYKFKFITDQTGGKYTGDPGVTLSVTDLQVKVTTTWWLMTLTCSTTCTLTGNPTYIWYRNSTIVQGASSPSYSLYFKTEDSFYCAVKGINSPAVCELVLGQNGWSVTYTTQSICTVNGSTVELTCSYTFPSGYTIKTTFWFTKIYAEENYVSLKDDPDYKGRVTYRKDKENGHTLTITDLKESDSATYLFRFTDQTGTWRYTGEPGVTLSVTGLQVKVTGGHQDKTLTCSTTCTLTDSPTYIWYKNGQHLDESTSPQYKYSVSSNYEDSYSCAVKDHEDLLSPAVCVQGQDCNTVTYTKRTICALKGSSVDISCTYGSGYDTVTSSLWFSPKQSDRWRDKSTPEDLTTDPGYAGRVEYVGEKERGRSTLRITDLREEDSAEYKFIFNTQTSRWGHSFPGTTLTVTDLQVKVTPARKAGKRTLMCITTCTLTDNPTYIWYQNGHKVKEATSSLYSDYISDADSYSCAVKGHEDLHSPAVCQKCWSVTYTQQSICALKGSTVDISCSYTYPSYHEIKKAFWFTKWSGYEGHIEYLGDKESDCTLRVTDLRLRDSARYRFRLITSGDQIAGSPVSLTVTDVVLEMDPTSVSEGENVTLTCRTNCTLDPITAYSWYKNGQFIPNSNTSSPVYILFSVSSEDTGRYSCSVEGHENLPSAEGTLNVTYGPRNTSVSVSPSGEIVEGSSVTLTCSSDANPPVDKYTXYKKNVTSPKASGQSYSITSISSEDRGDYYCEAMNIRGTETSIPVHINVMLNPAAVFPWVHVVWVGAVLTAGALLLTIYCTLKRRSTGGSDATTDTQSVHHDPNSDTYTGLNMRTMSPDYDTLASVHPDPNSDMCTAMKKKTRSPDDTAPQIDAEPSDYENWSEPPQNLDSDTDPQIDVEPSDYENWSKPPQNLDSDTDPQIDVETSDYQN; encoded by the exons ATGTCCTTGAGAACAGCAGGAAGTGTGTTggtggtctttctctggtctgtagcag TGGTACTGGGTCAGGATGGCTGGAGTGTGAGTTACACCACTCAGAGTATCTGTGCCTTGAAGGGGTCAACAGTGGAGCTGACCTGCTCTTACACATATCCCGGTGGTTATACAATCACAACAACCTTCTGGTTCACTAAAATTGTAAATCTGAGTGATGACCCAGACTACAAAGGTCGTGTGATGTACCGTAGTGATAGGATGAATGTCCACACCCTGAAAATCACAGACCTGAGGGAGAGGGACTCAGCTGAGTACAAGTTCAAATTTATAACAGATCAGACTGGAGGGAAATATACTGGTGAtcctggagtcactctgtctgttacag ACCTGCAGGTTAAGGTGACCACTACATGGTGGTTAATGACACTGACCTGTagcaccacctgtactctgaCTGGTAACCCCACCTACATCTGGTACAGGAACAGTACGATTGTACAAGGGGCCTCCTCCCCCTCATACTCATTGTACTTTAAAACTGAAGACAGCTTCTACTGTGCTGTAAAAGGCATCAATTCTcctgcagtgtgtgagt TGGTACTGGGTCAGAATGGCTGGAGTGTGACTTACACCACTCAGAGTATCTGTACCGTGAATGGCTCAACAGTAGAGCTGACCTGCTCTTACACATTTCCCAGTGGTTATACAATCAAAACAACCTTCTGGTTCACTAAAATATATGCTGAGGAGAATTATGTGAGTCTGAAGGATGACCCAGACTACAAAGGACGTGTGACGTACCGTAAGGATAAAGAGAATGGTCACACCCTGACAATCACAGACCTGAAAGAGAGTGACTCAGCTACGTACTTGTTCAGATTTACAGATCAGACTGGAACATGGAGGTATACTGGTGAAcctggagtcactctgtctgtcacag GTCTTCAGGTGAAGGTGACTGGTGGACATCAGGATAAGACACTGACCTGTagcaccacctgtactctgaCTGACAGCCCCACCTACATCTGGTACAAGAACGGACAACATCTAGATGAGAGCACCTCCCCCCAGTACAAATACTCAGTCTCCAGTAACTATGAAGACAGCTACTCCTGTGCTGTAAAAGACCATGAggatctcctctctcctgcagtGT GTGTCCAGGGTCAGGACTGCAACACAGTGACTTACACCAAGAGGACAATCTGTGCCTTGAAGGGGTCATCAGTGGACATTTCCTGTACTTATGGCAGTGGTTATGATACAGTCACATCATCACTCTGGTTTAGTCCTAAACAGAGTGACAGGTGGAGGGATAAGTCGACACCTGAGGATCTAACCACAGACCCAGGGTATGCAGGTCGTGTGGAGTAtgttggagagaaggagagaggtcgCTCCACCCTGAGAATCACAGATCTGAGAGAGGAGGACTCTGCTGAGTACAAGTTCATATTCAACACACAGACATCAAGATGGGGACACAGCTTCCCTGGAACAACTCTGACTGTCACAG ACCTGCAGGTGAAGGTGACTCCTGCCAGAAAGGCAGGGAAGAGGACACTGATGTGTATCACCACCTGTACTCTGACTGACAACCCCACCTACATCTGGTACCAGAACGGACACAAAGTAAAAGAGGCCACCTCCAGCCTGTACTCAGACTACATTAGTGATGCAGACAGTTACTCCTGTGCTGTAAAAGGCCATGAGGATCTCCACTCTCCTGCAGTGT GTCagaagtgttggagtgtgacttACACCCAGCAGAGTATCTGTGCCTTGAAGGGGTCAACAGTGGACATATCCTGCTCTTACACATATCCCAGTTATCATGAGATCAAAAAAGCTTTCTGGTTTACTAAATGGTCTG GGTATGAGGGTCATATAGAGTACCTTGGGGATAAGGAGAGTGACTGTACCCTGAGAGTCACCGATCTGAGATTGAGAGACTCTGCTAGGTACAGATTCAGATTGATAACATCCGGAGATCAGATTGCTGGCTCACCTGTCTCCCTGACTGTCACAG ATGTTGTGTTGGAGATGGATCCTACATCTGTGTCAGAGGGGGAGAATGTCACACTGACATGTAGAACCAACTGTACACTGGACCCCATCACAGCCTACAGTTGGTATAAGAATGGACAGTTTATACCAAACAGCAACACCTCTTCTCCTGTCTATATCCTATTCTCAGTCAGCAGTGAGGATACAGGCAGATACTCCTGTTCTGTAGAAGGACATGAGAATCTCCCCTCTGCTGAAGGGACTCTCAATGTCACAT ATGGACCAAGGAACACctcagtgtcagtcagtccctctggtgaaatagtggagggcagttcagtgactctgacctgcagcagtgatGCCAACCCACCTGTGGACAAATACACCTGATACAAGAAGAACGTAACCTCACCAAAAGCATCAGGACAGAGTTACAGCATTACTTCTATCAGCTCTGAGGACAGAGGAGATTACTACTGTGAGGCTATGAACATTAGAGGGACAGAGACTTCCATCCCTGTCCATATTAATGTCATGT TAAATCCTGCAGCAGTGTTTCCCTGGGTTCATGTGGTCTGGGTGGGGGCTGTCCTGACTGCTGGAGCTCTGCTCCTCACCATCTACTGCACTCTGAAGAG GAGATCCACAGGCGGAAGTGATGCCACAACAGACACACAG AGTGTCCATCATGACCCTAACAGTGACACGTACACAGGTCTGAACATGAGGACCATGTCACCTGACTACGACACTCTGGCA AGTGTCCATCCTGACCCTAACAGTGACATGTGCACAGCTATGAAGAAGAAGACCAGATCACCAGA TGACACAGCCCCTCAGATAGATGCTGAGCCCTCCGATTATGAGAACTGGAGCgaaccaccacagaacctggacAGTGACACAGACCCTCAGATAGATGTTGAGCCCTCCGATTATGAGAACTGGAGCAaaccaccacagaacctggacAGTGACACAGACCCTCAGATAGATGTTGAGACCTCCGATTATCAGaactga